DNA sequence from the Patescibacteria group bacterium genome:
ATAAAAAAGCCAAGACGCCGACTTCTATTTATGTTTTTTCTAAAAAAGCAGAATTAGTGGATTATCAGAGAAGTCCGAATGCCAAGGCAAAATTGATGCAAAAAAAATCTTTGATAATTAAGGGTATAAACCAAAATAATATCAAGAATTATAATTTAAATATTCCTCTTGGTAGTTTGGTTTGTATGACTGGCGGGATTGGTACGGGCAAGACAACTTTATTGTCGGTTGCCTATGGTTCTCTGTTCAAGGGCAAGGATGCCTGGAAGATGAAGCAAGGTTTTAAATCCATTGAGGGCAAGGCGAATGTGAGAAGATCTTATTTTGTTGACCAGACTATTTTGAGTCCGATTATCACCAGTACCCCGGCCACCTATCTTGGTATTTGGGATTCAATTCGAGATGTCTTCGGTGGCTTGCCTGAGAGTAAAAAATTGAAATTGAATAAATCGCATTTCAGTTTGAATACGCAATTTGGTAAAGAAAAAATTCACGTTTTGGAAAAAGTAAAATATAAAAATAAGACAATTTTTGATGTCTTGAAAATGACCATTGATGAAGCGACTATTTTGTTTGATGATAATTCTTTGGTAAAAAGAAAATTAGGTTTTTTGCAAGAAGTTGGTTTGGGCTATCTGGCCTTGGGACAAAAATCAGGCACCCTGTCTGGCGGTGAGGCACAACGAGTGCGCTTGGCGAAGATTTTGTCCAAAAAATTAGGTGATCGTTGTATTTATATTCTAGACATCCCATCGCGAGGCTTGCATTTGAGCGACCTTCCTACTTTGACGAAAATATTTCAAAAAATTATTGATAAGAATAATACCGTTTTGATTGCCGAGAACAGAGAAGAAATTATTAACAATTGTGATGCGGTTATAAATCTATAATTACTTAACTAAATTCTCCCCAATCCGAAAAATATCCCCCGCTCCCATCAAAATCACAATATCGCCTCTATCAATATCACCTCTTAAATATGCTTCACATTCCGCCAAAGTCGGGATGTGTTTTGCTTTTCGCAAGTGAGCCGTGCGTGGTTTGCAAGCGAGTTGTCTATCTAATTGTTTGGTAATAATATTAACCAAGTCCTTGCTGTGCACGCCGCCTTGTTCTTCGCGGGCAGAGCCGTAGATGTCGAGGACGATTAATTCGTCGGCATCGCCGAAGCTGGTGGCGAAGTCGTTGAGGAGAGCCTTGGTGCGGGTGTAAGTGTGCGGGTGGAAAACGACTTTGATTTT
Encoded proteins:
- a CDS encoding ATP-binding cassette domain-containing protein is translated as MKNTIQIKNATANNLKNVSVAIPLNKLVVVAGKSGSGKSSLIYDVLFKASQGERVAAVIGKLPKTFAISQKVKSDGKMSLGETNMGKLREILKVIKKDELLIIDEPCAGMNKVDRESVLKLLRDSLKKGISIIVVEHNKDIIANADYVIEFGPEAGAKGGEVIFQGSIADYKKAKTPTSIYVFSKKAELVDYQRSPNAKAKLMQKKSLIIKGINQNNIKNYNLNIPLGSLVCMTGGIGTGKTTLLSVAYGSLFKGKDAWKMKQGFKSIEGKANVRRSYFVDQTILSPIITSTPATYLGIWDSIRDVFGGLPESKKLKLNKSHFSLNTQFGKEKIHVLEKVKYKNKTIFDVLKMTIDEATILFDDNSLVKRKLGFLQEVGLGYLALGQKSGTLSGGEAQRVRLAKILSKKLGDRCIYILDIPSRGLHLSDLPTLTKIFQKIIDKNNTVLIAENREEIINNCDAVINL